A single genomic interval of Granulicella tundricola MP5ACTX9 harbors:
- a CDS encoding GGDEF domain-containing protein, whose translation MRERRQFEVIESRQMDHLRVFHDVARSLTTTLELEEILLAIMDKMANFFGPERWSLLMIDPDSNDLYYAIAVGEDSKSLKGLRVPLGQGVAGWVASTGNPLVVPDVSLDPHWSAFARSHPDLKISSIACVPIRSGENTLGVIQLLNSKLDLLSEYSISFLRILCDYAAIAIQNARSLALIQELSITDDCTGLFNARRLYTMLEEQVTLIAPTSTNPLEKAHPLAFSLVFIDLDYFKSINDTYGHLVGSRLLAEVGSLLRRMVGPEASAFRYGGDEFVVLLPATGKDAAIALTLALCQGLRDATFLQSDGLTLHLSGSFGLATFPEDGASVHTILRSADSMMYDVKNSTRDNVAVVGRGRLMAAGGPISADRKASGRR comes from the coding sequence GTGAGAGAACGGCGACAATTCGAGGTCATCGAAAGCCGGCAGATGGATCATCTGCGGGTGTTTCATGACGTTGCGCGCTCGCTGACGACGACGCTGGAACTGGAAGAGATTTTGCTGGCCATCATGGATAAGATGGCGAATTTCTTTGGGCCGGAGCGTTGGTCGCTGCTGATGATCGATCCGGACTCGAACGATCTTTACTATGCAATTGCTGTGGGCGAGGATTCGAAGTCGCTGAAGGGGCTACGGGTTCCGCTGGGGCAGGGTGTGGCGGGGTGGGTGGCTTCTACGGGGAACCCGTTGGTGGTGCCGGATGTGTCGCTGGATCCGCACTGGTCGGCGTTTGCGCGGAGTCATCCGGATCTGAAGATCTCTTCGATTGCCTGCGTGCCGATCCGTTCGGGCGAGAATACGCTGGGGGTGATTCAACTCCTCAATTCCAAGCTGGATCTGCTTTCGGAGTACAGCATCTCGTTTCTGCGGATTCTGTGTGACTATGCGGCGATTGCGATTCAGAATGCACGGTCGCTGGCGTTGATCCAGGAGCTTTCGATTACGGACGACTGCACGGGGCTGTTCAACGCGCGGCGGCTGTATACGATGCTGGAGGAGCAGGTGACGCTGATTGCGCCGACCTCTACGAATCCGCTGGAGAAGGCCCATCCGCTGGCGTTTTCGCTGGTGTTTATCGATCTGGACTACTTCAAAAGCATCAACGATACCTACGGGCACCTGGTGGGGAGCCGGTTGCTGGCGGAGGTGGGGAGCCTGCTGCGGCGGATGGTAGGGCCGGAGGCTTCGGCGTTCCGGTATGGGGGCGACGAGTTTGTGGTGCTGCTGCCGGCGACGGGTAAGGATGCGGCGATCGCGCTGACGCTGGCGCTGTGCCAAGGGCTGCGGGATGCTACGTTTTTGCAGTCGGATGGGCTGACGCTGCATCTTTCGGGGAGCTTTGGGTTGGCGACGTTTCCTGAGGATGGGGCGAGTGTGCATACGATTCTGCGGTCGGCGGATTCGATGATGTACGACGTGAAGAACAGCACTCGGGACAATGTGGCGGTGGTTGGGCGGGGGCGGTTGATGGCGGCTGGTGGGCCGATTTCAGCGGATCGTAAGGCATCTGGACGACGTTAG
- the moaA gene encoding GTP 3',8-cyclase MoaA — protein MIASATLINPLESLPTLDTPALRDSYGRAITDLRVSVTDRCNYRCVYCRTGNEGAMFDELPIEDYLRIIRVFVSLGIEKVRLTGGEPLLRAGLLDLIQELSGERTLGGERLDIALTTNGHLLAGLAQPLKDAGLSRITVSMDAVDSETFTAITRVPRSFDKVLAGIRAASAAGLGPVKVNCVLLRGFNDSQIEEFARFSRDEDVIVRFIEWMPLEEPSSAPNARNWSRDTVVTLDEIVTRLNGFMPVVELPANAASETARRYTFADGRGEIGIIAPVSRPFCGHCSRVRLTSDGKIRTCLFSQTDHDLYGRLRRGASDEELAGYIRGVVDRKEARHHIGEPGFEKPSRSMVHIGG, from the coding sequence ATGATAGCCTCCGCTACCTTGATCAATCCGCTTGAGAGCCTTCCAACGCTGGACACGCCTGCGCTGCGGGATAGTTATGGGCGGGCGATTACGGATCTGCGGGTATCGGTGACGGACCGGTGCAACTACCGATGTGTTTACTGCAGGACGGGTAATGAAGGGGCCATGTTCGATGAGCTTCCGATTGAGGATTACCTGCGGATCATCCGGGTTTTTGTTTCGTTGGGGATAGAAAAAGTAAGGCTGACGGGGGGCGAGCCGCTGTTGCGCGCGGGTTTGCTGGATCTGATTCAGGAGCTTTCTGGCGAGCGAACGCTGGGTGGGGAGAGGCTGGATATTGCGCTTACGACCAACGGGCACCTGCTCGCCGGGCTGGCGCAGCCGTTGAAGGATGCGGGGCTTTCGCGGATCACGGTTTCTATGGATGCTGTCGATTCTGAGACGTTTACGGCGATTACGCGGGTGCCGCGGAGCTTCGACAAGGTTCTGGCGGGGATTCGGGCGGCTTCCGCGGCGGGGCTGGGGCCGGTGAAGGTGAACTGCGTGCTGCTGCGGGGGTTCAACGACTCGCAGATTGAGGAGTTTGCGCGGTTCTCGCGGGACGAGGACGTGATCGTCCGGTTTATCGAGTGGATGCCGCTGGAGGAGCCTTCGAGCGCGCCGAATGCCCGGAACTGGAGCCGGGATACGGTGGTGACACTGGATGAGATCGTCACGCGGCTGAATGGGTTTATGCCGGTGGTGGAGCTGCCGGCGAATGCTGCAAGTGAGACGGCGAGGCGGTATACGTTTGCGGATGGGCGGGGGGAGATCGGAATTATTGCTCCGGTTTCGCGGCCGTTTTGTGGGCACTGCTCGCGGGTGCGGCTGACGTCCGATGGCAAGATACGGACTTGTTTGTTCTCGCAGACGGACCACGATCTATATGGGCGGTTGCGGCGGGGGGCGTCTGATGAGGAGCTTGCAGGTTATATACGGGGGGTGGTGGACCGGAAGGAGGCTCGGCATCATATTGGAGAGCCTGGGTTTGAGAAGCCGTCGCGTTCGATGGTGCATATTGGTGGCTAG